From Brachionichthys hirsutus isolate HB-005 chromosome 2, CSIRO-AGI_Bhir_v1, whole genome shotgun sequence, one genomic window encodes:
- the sypb gene encoding synaptophysin b: protein MDVVNQLVAQGQFTVIKQPLGFIKVLQWIFAIFAFSTCGSYSGMFKMSVECKNRSESDLSIEVEFEYPFRLHQVYFDAPTCKGGNPERLFLTGNYSSSAEFFVTIAVFSFLYSMAAFSMYCFVLEKYRENNKGPQIDFGVTAAFAFMWLVSSCAWAKGLSDVKTATDPDRVVTFISACNEQENRCREIYEPKVSGLNTSVAFGFINVILWIGNLWFVFKETGWMAAFAGTYVPSQEKQPAPDSFGQAGYGQQDPYAGSQGGYQPEYGQQGGYSEDGGYGQGYEQQQQQQQQPPTSYSNQM from the exons ATGGACGTTGTAAACCAG TTGGTGGCCCAAGGCCAGTTCACAGTCATCAAGCAGCCGCTGGGATTTATAAAAGTTCTTCAGTGG ATCTTTGCAATCTTCGCCTTCTCGACATGCGGCAGCTACTCCGGCATGTTCAAGATGAGCGTGGAGTGTAAAAACCGGTCCGAGAGCGACCTGAGCATAGAAGTCGAATTTGAATATCCGTTCAG ACTCCATCAGGTTTACTTTGACGCCCCCACCTGTAAGGGAGGGAACCCGGAGCGCCTGTTCCTGACCGGGAACTACTCCTCCTCGGCGGAGTTCTTCGTCACCATCGctgtcttctccttcctgtACTCCATGGCAGCCTTCTCCATGTATTGCTTCGTCCTGGAGAAGTACCGAGAAAACAACAAGGGGCCCCAGATC GACTTTGGTGTTACAGCGGCGTTTGCCTTCATGTGGCTGGTGTCCTCCTGTGCTTGGGCTAAAGGCCTGTCGGATGTGAAAACAGCCACCGATCCAGACAGGGTCGTCACCTTCATCTCAGCGTGCAACGAGCAAGAGAACCGCTGCCGTGAGATTTACGAGCCCAAGGTCTCCGGCCTTAACACCTCTGTG GCTTTCGGCTTCATCAACGTGATCCTGTGGATAGGAAACCTGTGGTTCGTGTTCAAGGAGACCGGCTGGATGGCGGCCTTTGCCGGAACGTATGTCCCATCGCAGGAAAAGCAGCCTGCCCCCGATTCCTTTGGCCAGGCAGGCTATGGCCAGCAAGACCCCTATGCCGGCTCCCAGGGAGGTTACCAGCCTGAGTACGGCCAGCAGGGGGGCTACAGCGAGGACGGTGGCTACGGTCAGGGctacgagcagcagcagcagcagcagcagcagccgcccacCTCCTACTCTAATCAAATGTGA